A genomic segment from Bacillaceae bacterium S4-13-56 encodes:
- a CDS encoding spore germination protein, protein MPSIVGPIKINSVDGGAINFGDAFYLSPKSTSKTASGSGSFNTGDFIVTNNGVSSTNPLDPDVNDQNQAGNA, encoded by the coding sequence ATGCCCTCAATCGTAGGACCAATCAAAATAAATAGCGTCGATGGCGGGGCCATCAATTTTGGGGATGCCTTTTATCTCTCACCAAAATCAACTTCAAAAACAGCAAGCGGTTCTGGAAGCTTTAATACAGGTGATTTTATTGTAACCAATAATGGTGTCAGTTCAACAAACCCTCTTGATCCCGATGTGAATGACCAAAATCAAGCAGGAAATGCATAA
- a CDS encoding spore germination protein GerPE, giving the protein MKKRTTKVNSLLIDSEYSSTVLAIGDTFKASPLSLTIAVQKKFPVFFEDPFDFHEFSLFKQEIPIPSPTLVDQKHIHHDSTIDVQSIHVLGVASASQINIGSLDHLFSEARVKHTRIYY; this is encoded by the coding sequence ATGAAGAAACGAACAACCAAGGTGAATAGCCTTCTTATTGATTCTGAGTATTCAAGTACCGTTTTAGCAATTGGAGATACCTTTAAAGCATCTCCTCTTTCTTTGACGATAGCTGTGCAAAAAAAGTTTCCGGTTTTTTTTGAGGATCCTTTTGATTTTCATGAATTTTCCCTGTTTAAACAAGAAATTCCAATTCCAAGTCCTACTTTAGTTGACCAAAAACATATTCATCACGATTCAACGATAGATGTTCAATCTATTCATGTATTGGGGGTTGCCTCTGCATCTCAAATTAATATTGGAAGCTTAGATCATTTATTTTCAGAAGCCAGAGTGAAACATACTAGAATCTATTATTAA
- a CDS encoding spore gernimation protein GerPD, with protein sequence MGLTIHNHVLQVGHIEIIGITTSSVFLVGDNESIVLSSIYDTPPESLIISPTGIYEEETTNEETNNQGE encoded by the coding sequence ATGGGATTAACTATACACAACCATGTTTTGCAGGTTGGTCATATTGAAATAATTGGGATTACGACTTCATCAGTTTTTCTAGTCGGGGATAATGAATCCATTGTTTTATCTTCCATCTATGACACTCCACCTGAATCATTAATTATCTCTCCTACAGGAATTTATGAGGAGGAAACTACCAATGAAGAAACGAACAACCAAGGTGAATAG
- the gerPC gene encoding spore germination protein GerPC, giving the protein MYTNWTQWSQTVQQQLQAQKTKMEQLENQVLELEKLVNQIRQERPGQTIERIEYKFDQLKIETLEGTLNIGLSPTDLGDPDTFTLSGDPMFQPIEKTPIGQEIQANLQQYLNTRGPEMIEEAAKNKGRSLDHQLVNTIMEDIYKQLPKQTKNYITQYPELNDPKQKQKTIQKMMKDFDQELKTSLHRFFNEKNS; this is encoded by the coding sequence ATGTATACAAACTGGACACAGTGGAGTCAAACTGTTCAGCAACAGCTTCAAGCTCAAAAAACCAAAATGGAACAATTAGAGAATCAAGTTCTTGAATTAGAAAAATTAGTCAATCAAATTCGTCAAGAAAGACCTGGTCAGACTATTGAAAGAATTGAATATAAGTTTGATCAACTCAAAATAGAAACATTAGAAGGCACTCTAAACATTGGGTTATCTCCCACGGATTTAGGAGACCCTGATACATTTACGCTTTCAGGTGACCCAATGTTTCAGCCAATTGAAAAAACTCCCATTGGTCAAGAAATTCAAGCCAATCTTCAACAATATTTGAATACCCGTGGACCTGAGATGATTGAAGAAGCAGCCAAGAATAAAGGAAGGTCTCTTGATCATCAGCTGGTTAACACCATCATGGAAGATATATACAAACAATTACCAAAACAAACAAAAAACTATATCACCCAATACCCTGAACTAAATGATCCTAAGCAAAAACAAAAAACCATACAAAAAATGATGAAAGATTTTGACCAAGAATTAAAAACTTCCCTACACCGTTTTTTTAACGAAAAGAACTCCTAA
- a CDS encoding spore germination protein GerPB, translating into MAITIHQSIQINLLKIGSISNSSFVQIGSSGSIQALSNLYNTGGFTEPAPETGELLETTGPLVPLT; encoded by the coding sequence ATGGCTATAACCATCCATCAATCCATCCAAATTAACTTGCTTAAAATAGGTTCCATCTCCAATTCATCCTTCGTCCAAATAGGAAGTAGCGGGAGTATCCAAGCCCTTTCCAATCTTTACAATACAGGTGGTTTCACAGAACCCGCTCCTGAAACAGGTGAGTTGCTTGAGACTACTGGTCCATTAGTTCCCCTGACGTAA
- a CDS encoding spore germination protein, whose translation MPAIVGAVKVNSVSTSSIFNIGDVYHISPFSQTKTYAGGGSFNTGHGLQIDLYSSSTYVSDKDVVDQSIMNTT comes from the coding sequence ATGCCTGCGATCGTAGGAGCCGTAAAGGTAAATAGCGTTTCAACAAGTAGTATTTTTAACATTGGAGACGTATATCACATTTCACCTTTTAGCCAAACCAAAACCTATGCAGGTGGTGGCTCCTTTAACACAGGACACGGTCTTCAAATTGATTTATACTCTTCATCAACCTACGTTTCTGATAAAGATGTAGTTGATCAGTCCATTATGAATACGACTTAG
- a CDS encoding DUF418 domain-containing protein — MDLQVHSEQGRLPWIDAARGFALFGILMVNVPAFNAPFFLYGGEGVYWDSKLDHIVQDWTQILFEASFYTLFSFLFGFGFWMMKEKLEQRTGHSAAALSRRFTMLIFIGLFHALFLWHGDILFFYGWIGFLLLFFYKRSNLSVGIWVATCFIAPTVLITFMLLLYPGPGYIDTNAIRLSLENYQSGTLFEVWSQNRNDWFYMIDPFYIIQVVLSILPMFLLGMIFARKKWLHDIELNYKILFHIWWVMGLLFLLFKLAPTLAGNPSWSTYIRIQIGGSASAIFYLLTIVLLYKKKMFQTLFKPLANMGRLSLTNYLSQSVICFFLFYSVGLGFYGRVTPLESVAFAVVIYLVQLILSTVWLKWFQMGPAEWVLRYVTYKSKPRFRNEKVS; from the coding sequence ATGGATTTACAGGTTCATAGTGAACAAGGACGACTTCCTTGGATTGATGCAGCAAGAGGGTTTGCTTTGTTCGGTATTTTAATGGTGAATGTACCTGCATTTAACGCACCTTTTTTTCTTTATGGGGGAGAAGGGGTTTACTGGGATTCGAAATTAGATCATATTGTCCAGGATTGGACTCAAATCTTATTTGAGGCTAGCTTTTATACTCTTTTTTCTTTTTTATTTGGGTTTGGGTTTTGGATGATGAAGGAGAAATTAGAGCAAAGAACAGGGCATTCTGCTGCTGCGCTTTCTAGAAGATTCACCATGCTCATCTTCATTGGTCTTTTCCATGCGCTTTTTCTATGGCATGGGGACATCTTGTTTTTTTACGGCTGGATTGGTTTTCTACTCTTATTTTTTTATAAGCGAAGTAATCTTTCAGTAGGAATATGGGTTGCAACATGTTTTATTGCTCCAACTGTGCTGATTACGTTTATGCTTTTGTTATACCCAGGGCCAGGGTATATTGATACAAATGCAATTCGTTTATCTTTGGAGAATTATCAATCGGGAACGTTATTCGAGGTCTGGAGTCAGAACAGGAATGACTGGTTTTATATGATTGATCCTTTTTATATTATTCAAGTTGTCTTATCCATTCTGCCGATGTTTCTTTTGGGGATGATTTTTGCAAGAAAGAAGTGGCTCCACGACATTGAGTTGAATTACAAAATTCTTTTTCATATATGGTGGGTAATGGGCTTACTATTCTTATTATTTAAATTGGCTCCTACATTAGCGGGGAATCCTTCATGGTCAACCTATATTAGAATCCAAATAGGTGGCTCAGCCTCAGCTATCTTTTATCTGTTAACGATTGTTTTACTATATAAGAAAAAAATGTTTCAAACTTTATTTAAGCCGTTAGCTAACATGGGGCGCTTATCATTAACCAATTATTTAAGCCAATCGGTTATCTGTTTTTTCCTTTTCTATTCGGTAGGTTTAGGATTCTATGGAAGGGTTACCCCCCTAGAGAGTGTTGCCTTTGCAGTAGTAATCTATCTCGTTCAACTTATTTTGAGTACAGTATGGCTCAAATGGTTCCAAATGGGTCCAGCGGAGTGGGTGCTTCGGTATGTAACATATAAAAGT